The following nucleotide sequence is from Pseudomonas sessilinigenes.
TTCTTCGAGGTCGACCAGGGCAGCGTACGGGTCGGTGGCGTGGATGTGCGGCAGATGTCCGAGGCGCAACTGGCCGGCCACATCAGCCAGATCTTCCAGGATTCCTACCTGTTCCAGGGCAGCATTGCCGACAACATCCGCCTGGGCGACCCCGAGGCCAGTGCCGCCCAGGTCATGGAGGCCGCGCGCCAGGCCGGTGTTGTGGAGATCATCGAACGCCTGGCCCAGGGCATCGACACCCAGGTGGGCGAGGGCGGGGCGCGCTTGTCGGGAGGCGAGCGCCAGCGCATCGCCATTGCCCGGGCGCTGCTCAAGCAGGCGCCGATCCTCCTGGTGGACGAAGCCACCGCGGCCCTGGATGCCGAAAACCAGGCGGTCATCGCCCAGGCCCTGGCCAGGTTGCGCGGCCAGTGCACACTGGTGGTCATCGCCCACCAGCTGTCGACGGTGGCCATGGCCGACCAGATCGTAGTGCTGGAGCAGGGACGGGTGGTGGAGCAGGGAACACCGGATGAGCTGCGTGCCAGACCGGGGTACTACGCGCGTTTGCTCGACCCGCGTGGCGCTGCCCAGGGCTGGCGGATCGGAGCGTCCCGCTGATGCGTGCCAGCTGGCTGGGGGCCTTCGTCATCCTCTGCTGCGCCTCGTTGCTGGTGGGCGCCCGGCAGTTCTCCCTGGGGCAGCTGTTGTCCGGGGCCGGCGATGCCTGGCTGACCCTCACCGCCAGCCGCCTGCCACGGTTGATGGCGCTGGTGCTCAGCGGCGTGGGGCTGGCGGTGTGCGGGGTGATCCTGCAGCACATCGTGCGCAACAAGTTCGTCGAGCCGGCCACCACCGGCGGCCTGGATGCGGCCAAGCTGGGCATCCTGCTGTCGCTGGTGCTGCTGCCGGGCGCCGGCACCCTGGGGCGCATGCTGTTCGCCCTGGGGGTGTGCTTCGCCGCGAGCCTGGCCTTCGTCCTGATCATCCGCCGCGTGCCGTTGCGCAGCGCAGCATTGGTGCCGGTGATCGGCCTGATGTACGGCGGCGTGCTGAGCGCACTCGCCGAGTCCTACGCCTATCGCCATAACGTGCTGCAAAGCATGCAGGGCTGGTTGCTCGGGGACTTCTCCCGGGTGGTCCAGGGCCACTACGAAATCATCTACCTGATCCTGCCGATCGTGGCCCTGGCCTATCTGTATGCCCAGCGTTTCACCGTGCTCGGCATGGGCGAGGGCATGGCCGCGAGCCTGGGCCTGAATTATCCGGCGACGGTGGCCCTGGGGTTGTTGCTGGTGGCCGTGACCGTATCGGCCACGGTGATCACCGTGGGCTCGATTCCCTTCGTCGGCCTGGTGATCCCGCAGCTGGTCGCCCTGCGCCACGGTGACCAGCTGGGC
It contains:
- a CDS encoding ABC transporter permease encodes the protein MRASWLGAFVILCCASLLVGARQFSLGQLLSGAGDAWLTLTASRLPRLMALVLSGVGLAVCGVILQHIVRNKFVEPATTGGLDAAKLGILLSLVLLPGAGTLGRMLFALGVCFAASLAFVLIIRRVPLRSAALVPVIGLMYGGVLSALAESYAYRHNVLQSMQGWLLGDFSRVVQGHYEIIYLILPIVALAYLYAQRFTVLGMGEGMAASLGLNYPATVALGLLLVAVTVSATVITVGSIPFVGLVIPQLVALRHGDQLGRTLPLVALGGASLLLVCDLVGRLVIYPYEVPIGLTAGCLGGVLFLILLVRGRR